The Methanohalophilus levihalophilus genome has a segment encoding these proteins:
- a CDS encoding FKBP-type peptidyl-prolyl cis-trans isomerase, translated as MAVNDGNTVKIDYTGTLDDGTVFDSSENHEQPLEFTVGAGQVIKGFEEAVIGMEVDEEKEFRIEAVDAYGDVNPELVQHVPRAQIQIDGEVTPGVILVVKTPEGMELPAKVTGVSDSEIILDMNHPLAGKPLNFKIKVVEISS; from the coding sequence TTGGCAGTAAATGATGGAAATACAGTAAAAATTGATTATACAGGGACTCTGGATGACGGAACTGTTTTTGACAGTTCAGAAAATCATGAACAACCACTTGAATTTACCGTTGGTGCAGGACAGGTTATCAAGGGTTTTGAAGAAGCGGTAATCGGCATGGAAGTGGATGAAGAAAAAGAGTTCAGGATTGAAGCCGTAGATGCATACGGCGATGTTAACCCTGAGCTTGTTCAGCATGTGCCCAGAGCCCAGATTCAGATTGATGGTGAGGTTACTCCTGGAGTCATACTTGTCGTTAAAACACCTGAGGGCATGGAATTACCTGCGAAGGTAACAGGAGTTTCAGATTCGGAAATTATTCTCGATATGAACCATCCTCTTGCCGGCAAACCTCTTAACTTTAAAATAAAAGTTGTGGAAATCTCATCCTGA